A window of the Lolium perenne isolate Kyuss_39 chromosome 7, Kyuss_2.0, whole genome shotgun sequence genome harbors these coding sequences:
- the LOC127314949 gene encoding ubiquitin-like protein-NEDD8-like protein RUB3, with protein sequence MTTISDVESSDTVESFRVRVQEQDGIGAKQRQGGIGIRPAWQRLLCGGTQMEDGHTLAAYGVRNEITMTLLVRWLVNYRTRPVELHMDVTDTVGRIKERVEKAEGVPVECQSLLLGAEELNDSRTLSHFIFETGTFVKIQCEREKRGAVTNTTTKGKGEEAPVIGKEVVTGDVTGPARKKNKGIPAPQWRRFVVHLLGPELAAICPSSCDTNPVY encoded by the coding sequence aTGACGACCATCTCTGACGTAGAGAGCAGCGACACCGTCGAGAGCTTCCGGGTAAGGGTGCAGGAGCAGGACGGCATCGGGGCGAAGCAACGTCAGGGCGGCATCGGGATCCGGCCGGCGTGGCAGCGGCTCCTCTGCGGCGGAACACAGATGGAGGACGGCCACACGCTCGCGGCCTACGGCGTGCGGAACGAAATAACCATGACCCTTCTCGTTCGCTGGCTTGTCAATTACCGGACAAGGCCGGTCGAGCTGCACATGGATGTCACGGACACGGTGGGCAGGATTAAGGAGCGCGTGGAGAAGGCGGAAGGTGTACCGGTGGAGTGCCAGAGCCTCTTGCTTGGTGCGGAGGAGCTTAACGACAGCCGCACGCTCTCCCACTTCATCTTCGAGACGGGCACTTTTGTGAAGATTCAGTGCGAGAGGGAGAAGAGAGGTGCCGTGACCAACACGACCACAAAGGGAAAGGGAGAGGAGGCGCCCGTGATCGGCAAGGAAGTGGTTACTGGCGATGTCACTGGCCCGGCCCGAAAAAAGAACAAGGGGATCCCAGCCCCACAATGGAGGCGCTTCGTTGTCCATCTTCTCGGTCCAGAGCTAGCGGCGATCTGTCCTTCCTCTTGTGACACGAACCCCGTTTATTAG